A genomic region of Catalinimonas niigatensis contains the following coding sequences:
- a CDS encoding response regulator — MTFIKIMIVDDHQLFRGGMVSLLSNDEDIQVIGEASSSEEMLKILETTQPHVVLIDISMQEMDGLEAIRTAKNIYPDIKFIVLTMHAEGQYVVKAVRNGAYGYLLKNADEKELFEAIHTVFSGKKYFKDEISQLMIGNMAMEGEPHKKLSSRETEILQLVSEGKTTKEIADQLFVSTRTVETHRVNMMKKLKVQNTAELIKKAAQLKLL, encoded by the coding sequence ATGACATTTATCAAAATCATGATCGTAGATGATCATCAGTTGTTCCGGGGAGGCATGGTGTCTTTGTTGAGTAATGATGAAGATATTCAGGTGATCGGAGAAGCTTCTTCCTCTGAAGAAATGTTAAAAATTTTAGAGACTACCCAACCCCATGTAGTCTTGATTGATATTTCTATGCAAGAGATGGATGGTTTGGAAGCCATACGAACAGCTAAAAATATATATCCCGATATTAAGTTTATCGTATTGACCATGCATGCTGAAGGACAATATGTGGTAAAAGCGGTGAGAAATGGAGCCTATGGATATCTATTGAAAAATGCGGATGAAAAAGAACTTTTTGAAGCTATTCATACTGTTTTCTCAGGGAAAAAATATTTCAAAGATGAAATTTCCCAACTGATGATCGGTAATATGGCGATGGAGGGAGAACCTCATAAAAAGCTGTCCAGCCGGGAAACGGAAATACTACAGCTGGTATCAGAAGGCAAAACCACCAAAGAAATTGCCGATCAGTTGTTTGTCAGTACCCGCACCGTGGAAACACATCGGGTGAATATGATGAAAAAACTGAAAGTACAAAATACCGCTGAGCTTATTAAAAAGGCAGCGCAGCTAAAATTGCTATGA
- a CDS encoding MGH1-like glycoside hydrolase domain-containing protein, whose product MESRDNFNRINIEKDRLSNSADNRQWKKWGPYVTERQWGTVREDYSIDGNAWNCITHDQARSIAYRWGEEGIAGFCDLQQILCLAPAFWNGKDPIIKERLFGLTNQQGNHGEDVKELYFHLDSSPTHTYCKYLYKYPQSTFPYDELIQRNQRSRSLPEYELLDTAAFQDNRYFDCYIEYAKADVDDILMKITVFNRGPQAAPIHVMPHLWFRNYWKHNKRYSRPRMASISPTCIQTTSSRHGNHFLHHQGGEQLFCENETNDLRLYGRENVYPYVKDGINDYVVNRAKTVNPEKKGTKSAVLLKATIAAGGSHTFRVRLSKERRKAPWAYFEDVFRQRKSEMHQFYEALSPKHLKEDQKKLLKDALSGLLWTKQFYYLDVFKWLFGEPGDEAHFQLDKRNFDWQHLTNRHIISMPDKWEYPWYAAWDLAFHATSFVQIDPDFAKEQLQLMLREYYMHPNGQIPAYEWNFSDVNPPVHAWAVWEVYEKDKQKSGIPDWDFLERAFQKLLMNFTWWVNQKDVNGIDLFEGGFLGLDNIGVFDRNHMPPGIRKMQQADATSWMAMFSLNMLRMSLELSRHNHAYEESAAKFFRHFLNIAWAMHHIGQKDISLWDEEDAFYYDVIQMEHGGTQRLKVRSLVGIIPIFAVEIFNKSVFDHLYEFKTRAINIVRTRPDLASLISRIEEKNEENDYLFSIMRAHRLEQLLKRMLDEDEFLSDYGIRSLSKYHLEHPFVFEHHGKHMIQYEPGESSSDMFGGNSNWRGPIWLPLNYLIIQSLRKYYKFYGPSYVYEFPTGSGVKLNLRQIAQELSKRLLRIFEKDGSGKFQYHAKHHEEQYAEDTHFKDHHHFYEFFHGDTGQGLGASHQTGWTALIANILLELDDEDAGHSVAAPVEVHLKDRRAQDMHKKQDIP is encoded by the coding sequence ATGGAAAGCCGGGATAACTTTAATAGGATCAACATTGAAAAAGATCGCTTGTCAAATTCGGCTGATAACCGGCAATGGAAGAAATGGGGGCCTTACGTTACTGAAAGACAATGGGGCACCGTGCGAGAAGATTATAGCATTGATGGTAACGCCTGGAACTGCATTACGCATGATCAGGCACGTAGCATTGCCTATCGCTGGGGGGAAGAAGGCATAGCCGGATTTTGTGATCTCCAGCAGATCCTGTGTCTGGCACCCGCTTTTTGGAACGGCAAAGATCCCATTATAAAAGAAAGGCTGTTCGGCTTGACCAATCAGCAGGGAAATCACGGAGAAGATGTCAAAGAATTGTATTTTCATCTGGATTCCTCTCCTACCCATACATACTGTAAATATCTGTACAAATATCCTCAATCTACTTTCCCTTATGACGAACTGATACAGAGAAATCAGAGATCCCGTTCTTTGCCTGAATATGAGCTCCTGGACACCGCTGCTTTTCAAGACAACCGCTATTTTGATTGTTATATTGAATATGCCAAAGCTGATGTAGACGATATACTGATGAAAATCACTGTGTTTAATCGTGGTCCGCAAGCTGCTCCCATTCATGTCATGCCTCATCTTTGGTTTCGTAACTACTGGAAGCATAACAAACGCTATTCGCGGCCACGCATGGCAAGCATATCGCCAACTTGCATACAGACCACTTCCAGCCGGCACGGAAATCATTTTCTCCATCACCAGGGGGGTGAGCAACTTTTTTGTGAAAATGAAACCAACGACCTGCGATTGTATGGAAGAGAAAATGTGTACCCTTATGTAAAAGACGGCATCAATGACTATGTGGTCAATAGAGCAAAAACGGTGAATCCAGAAAAAAAAGGGACCAAATCTGCTGTTTTGCTAAAGGCAACCATTGCTGCCGGAGGTTCTCATACCTTTAGGGTACGTTTGAGTAAGGAACGCAGGAAAGCTCCCTGGGCTTACTTTGAGGATGTTTTTCGGCAACGGAAATCCGAAATGCATCAGTTTTACGAAGCACTATCTCCTAAGCATTTAAAAGAGGACCAAAAGAAACTGCTAAAAGATGCACTGAGCGGATTGCTGTGGACCAAGCAGTTTTATTATCTGGATGTATTCAAGTGGCTTTTTGGAGAACCAGGTGACGAAGCGCATTTTCAGTTGGATAAAAGAAATTTTGACTGGCAGCACCTCACCAACCGTCATATCATTTCTATGCCTGATAAGTGGGAGTACCCCTGGTACGCCGCATGGGACCTGGCTTTTCATGCCACTTCCTTTGTACAGATTGATCCCGACTTTGCCAAAGAGCAGCTACAACTGATGCTGCGCGAATATTATATGCATCCCAACGGACAAATCCCTGCCTATGAATGGAATTTTAGTGATGTCAACCCTCCGGTACATGCATGGGCAGTATGGGAAGTATATGAAAAGGATAAGCAGAAAAGTGGTATTCCTGACTGGGATTTTCTGGAAAGGGCTTTTCAGAAGCTGCTGATGAACTTCACCTGGTGGGTCAACCAGAAAGATGTAAATGGAATTGACCTGTTTGAAGGAGGATTTCTGGGTCTGGATAATATCGGAGTATTTGACCGTAACCACATGCCTCCCGGCATCAGAAAAATGCAGCAGGCAGATGCTACCAGTTGGATGGCTATGTTTTCACTCAATATGTTGAGAATGTCGCTGGAGCTATCCCGACATAACCATGCTTATGAAGAGTCTGCCGCCAAGTTTTTCCGCCATTTTCTAAATATAGCCTGGGCCATGCATCATATTGGGCAAAAAGACATTTCTCTTTGGGATGAAGAGGATGCCTTTTATTATGATGTCATACAGATGGAACATGGCGGCACCCAGAGACTTAAGGTACGTTCACTGGTAGGCATCATTCCAATTTTTGCGGTTGAAATTTTTAACAAAAGTGTTTTTGATCATTTGTATGAATTTAAAACCCGCGCGATCAATATTGTGCGTACCCGGCCTGATCTGGCTTCGCTGATCTCCAGAATTGAAGAGAAAAACGAAGAGAATGACTACCTTTTTTCTATCATGCGCGCTCATCGTCTGGAACAACTCCTGAAGAGAATGCTGGATGAAGATGAATTCTTATCAGATTATGGTATTCGCTCGCTGTCCAAATATCATCTGGAGCATCCTTTTGTATTTGAGCATCATGGCAAGCACATGATTCAGTATGAGCCGGGTGAAAGTAGCAGTGATATGTTTGGAGGAAACTCCAACTGGCGTGGTCCGATCTGGCTCCCACTCAACTACCTTATCATCCAATCGCTCCGCAAGTACTACAAGTTTTACGGTCCTTCTTATGTATATGAATTTCCCACTGGCTCAGGAGTAAAGCTTAACCTCCGTCAAATCGCTCAGGAACTGAGCAAAAGGCTACTCAGGATATTTGAAAAAGACGGTAGTGGGAAATTTCAGTACCATGCTAAACATCATGAAGAACAGTATGCGGAAGATACCCATTTTAAAGATCACCATCATTTTTATGAGTTTTTTCATGGTGATACTGGTCAGGGACTGGGGGCTTCTCATCAAACCGGATGGACAGCATTGATTGCAAACATACTACTGGAGTTAGATGATGAGGATGCTGGTCATTCGGTAGCAGCCCCTGTTGAAGTTCATTTAAAAGACCGTAGGGCGCAGGATATGCATAAAAAACAGGATATACCCTAA
- a CDS encoding metallophosphoesterase, giving the protein MRTFAISDIHGCCRSFESLLQKIGFEKSDELFLLGDYIDRGPASKGVFDLILKLKEENYKVQCLLGNHEEMMLHALHHPASSEAYSWKIWNGGIETLKSFGTGLVKNIDPKYLEFIYSLPRFIEKDRFIFVHAGLNFSIPDPFADEESMLWAFDDRPVVNIPWLSGRIVVHGHRIHPREQIKDDIGRLDTYPILGIDNGCVYQKKRYNHLYAVELHTMELSFQKNIDT; this is encoded by the coding sequence ATGAGAACCTTTGCGATAAGCGATATCCATGGCTGTTGCCGTTCTTTTGAATCATTGCTTCAAAAAATAGGGTTTGAAAAGAGCGACGAGTTGTTTTTGCTCGGTGATTATATTGACCGTGGACCAGCCAGTAAAGGAGTGTTTGACTTGATTTTGAAGCTGAAAGAAGAAAATTATAAGGTGCAATGTCTTTTGGGTAACCATGAAGAGATGATGTTGCATGCCTTACATCATCCTGCATCTTCAGAGGCATATTCCTGGAAAATCTGGAATGGTGGAATAGAAACACTCAAGAGTTTTGGTACAGGATTAGTCAAAAATATTGATCCCAAATACCTGGAATTCATATATTCATTGCCACGCTTCATAGAAAAGGATCGTTTTATCTTTGTGCATGCCGGCCTGAATTTTAGTATTCCCGACCCCTTTGCTGATGAAGAAAGCATGCTTTGGGCATTTGATGACAGGCCAGTAGTAAACATACCATGGCTGAGCGGTAGAATTGTAGTTCATGGGCACCGAATCCACCCCAGAGAGCAGATCAAAGACGATATAGGTCGTTTAGATACATATCCGATACTGGGGATAGACAATGGATGTGTATATCAGAAGAAAAGATACAACCATCTGTATGCTGTAGAACTCCATACGATGGAGTTGAGCTTCCAAAAAAACATTGATACGTAA
- a CDS encoding phenylacetate--CoA ligase family protein has product MKTFFKLFFEKQLRYSPFFYKRLKAVQELEKLDKSKIESLQEEKFLKLLNRLYHQSPFYASLYKKHHIKPDQIKSIRDLPLLPVITKHDVVKHRESIFIGSKLNRTTSNSSGTSGLTVRVYRDYQSVIEEGAYQWAHRIKFGHHPGMKTVVLRGNLNMREKERYDPFTKTLYLSSYHLNMENAEWYYQRIKDFAPNAILAYPSSVESLANFFTVLNKRLAVPVIFTSSETLYSYQREKIEKIFQSRIIDWYGNSERTIALKEEKDGLYDQVPLYSINEFEQDHIITTNLTNASFPLIRYKVDDVIELQEDHTQPHYLARRVKRIQGRADDVLILPDGRRVGMICNAFDGIDHILLSQVVQENPDAIDINLVVADEYSQDEEQLLHKQLEDNIGDVSYKIRYIDEEQIIKSKNGKFKLVVNKMQEDDEHLQTQVLD; this is encoded by the coding sequence ATGAAGACATTTTTTAAACTATTTTTTGAAAAACAGCTAAGATATAGCCCTTTCTTTTACAAGAGGCTTAAAGCTGTACAGGAATTAGAGAAACTAGATAAATCAAAAATAGAGTCTCTTCAGGAAGAGAAATTTCTAAAGCTATTGAATAGACTTTATCATCAATCACCATTCTACGCTTCCCTGTACAAGAAGCATCATATAAAGCCTGACCAAATCAAATCAATACGCGATTTGCCTTTGCTACCTGTCATTACCAAACATGATGTAGTAAAGCACCGTGAGTCTATTTTTATAGGCAGTAAGCTCAACAGAACGACATCTAATTCCAGTGGAACCTCAGGTCTTACAGTGAGAGTTTACCGTGATTATCAGTCAGTGATAGAAGAAGGAGCGTACCAATGGGCGCATAGAATAAAGTTTGGGCATCATCCGGGAATGAAAACGGTGGTGCTTAGAGGAAACCTTAATATGCGTGAAAAGGAACGATATGATCCATTCACCAAAACCTTGTATCTGTCAAGCTATCATCTCAATATGGAGAATGCGGAGTGGTATTACCAAAGAATAAAAGACTTTGCTCCAAATGCCATTCTTGCTTATCCCAGTTCTGTTGAATCGCTGGCTAATTTCTTTACAGTACTGAATAAGCGTTTAGCTGTACCGGTTATTTTCACATCTTCAGAAACATTGTACAGCTATCAGCGGGAGAAAATAGAGAAAATATTCCAGAGCAGAATCATAGACTGGTATGGGAATTCAGAGAGAACGATAGCGCTGAAAGAGGAAAAAGATGGTCTGTATGATCAGGTGCCGTTGTATTCCATCAATGAGTTTGAGCAGGACCATATCATCACTACCAACCTGACCAATGCCAGTTTCCCTCTGATCAGGTATAAAGTAGATGATGTAATAGAACTACAAGAAGACCATACTCAGCCACATTACCTTGCAAGAAGGGTTAAAAGAATTCAAGGAAGAGCAGATGACGTGCTGATACTCCCTGATGGAAGGCGAGTGGGTATGATTTGTAATGCCTTTGATGGAATTGACCATATATTGTTAAGTCAGGTTGTTCAGGAAAATCCAGATGCTATTGATATCAATTTGGTAGTTGCAGATGAATATTCTCAGGATGAAGAGCAACTACTTCATAAACAACTAGAGGACAACATTGGCGATGTGTCATACAAAATCAGGTATATTGATGAAGAACAGATTATTAAATCAAAAAATGGCAAGTTTAAGCTAGTGGTGAATAAAATGCAGGAAGATGATGAGCATTTACAAACTCAGGTGTTGGACTGA